A segment of the Verrucomicrobiota bacterium genome:
CCACGGAGTTGCAGGCGTTGATCACGCAGGCCAAAGGCAAGCGATCGGCGTATAAGGCCTTGTTAATAAGTATCATCCAAGCAAAGGATGAGATGGACACTGCCATCGCCGCGCTCAAGGGCGGCCTGACCCAGCGCGGGGCGTATGTGGAAAGCAAGAGCGGCGGGTCTTCCATCAAAATCGAGAGCGCGGGAATGAAAGTGCGCGCCAAAGGTTCCCCCGTTGGTCCGATGGCCACGCCAATGAATCTGCGCGCCAAATCCGGCACGTCGGATGGGACAATCCTTTTGCTATGGAAAAAGGTAAAAGGTGCCCGCTCGCATGTGATCGAAATATCCATCGGAACGCCAGATAACTACAAGTTGCTGGTCAACTCCACAGCCACACGATACACAGCAACCGGTTTGACGAGCGGCACGCGCTATTGGTTCCGTGTGGCGGCTGTAGGAGCCAAGGGACAGGGTGGATTCAGCGATCCGGCGACGAAAATCGCACTGTAAAAATTAAGGCTAAAGGCTGAAGGCTGAAGGCAAAAGGCTGAATCATGAACCATTGACGGCTGAAAGACTGCGGGGCAAGGGCACTTTAGCCTTTAGCCTTTAGCCTTCAGCCTTCAGCCTTTCTTTTATATATGAGTTTCGATCCAAACAAACCGGCTAATAATTCGCGGTTGTCTTCCGCTGAGATGCGGGAGCAGTTAAATGGGCTGAAGTCGCTCAATGACGCGCAAAGCGCCCGTATTGATACGTTGGAAGCGCAAGTCGCCGCTTTGCAGGCAAGTATCGTCACCACCACGCAGTTGGCGGAAGCGCTGAGCAACCTCAGCGCGGCGCTCATTGCCAACAGCAGCGCCAACAGCAACGGCGTGATGCCGATGGATTTCACCGTGAGCGATCCCCCGACGCAATGGGAGGTGGGCACGATCTTGAATACGATCAACGCGCTGATTGCGGCGCTGCGCCGAGTGTAACGGAGCATTCGGGAGCAAACCTTGGGCAACCCGGCAATCCGGCAAGGATAAAACCTCTTTTCGCACCGTCACGGCACGGCGGCATCGAGGTGCAGGGATTCGATTTCCACGGCGTGCTGCTGCGCGTAGGTTTGCGGGAAGAGCCAGGCGCCGAAGCAGCAGTTGACGGCTTGAAGTTTTTCAGGGTTAAAGTGGTCCCCCGGCTGTCCGCGCTGCGCCGGTCCTTTGAAATTCCGGTAATAGGTGAGCATATCCCAGGAGATCCGGATGTCCCGCCATTGCGTGGTCAGCGGCACGTTGCAGCCCCATGCCGCGCCATCGTCTTCGATAAACAGGATCTCCAGCTTGGTGGTATCCGGCTCTCCGGCCCGGGCATGCAAGGTGGCGGATTGGCGCGCTCCGAGTTGGCCGCGCCAGGCTTCCAGGCGTTCCCCGACCTCCAATTTAAAGCTGACCGAGCTGGGTGGCGGGCCGAACTTGGGCACCGAGACGCGCATCGCCAGGCCGGTGGAGCCGCGCACGGTTTTGGATTGGCGTCCTGCGTCACCATATACCCGAGGAAATTCATCGCGGTAAAACAGCGGCACCGCCGCGCGCGCATCCAACACCGGCAACTGGAAACTTTCCCCGGATTGTTCCAGGCGAACGCCCGCCAACTCGAAGCCGTGCGGCTGCGCATGCCGCTCCCCGTACAGCCACGAGCCAAAGATCACGCTGAGTTCCTTGAGCCGGGAGAAATCCGGGCGCTTGGCCTGGGTGCCCCACAAGGGATGCAGTTGTTTGACGAAGATCCGGATGTCCTGCCATTCCCTGGACAGCGGAACATCAAAGCCAAACGCGTTGCCATCCGCCTGCACCAAACCCAGCTCGAAGGCCGTGGTAGCCTCCTCAATGGCCCTAGCCCGCACGACGACCGTGTCGCCGGATGCATCCGCCGGGGGAACCGTGGCTGCCAAGCGGAGGCTGGCGGCGGCATCCGCGCCGAAGCCGGTCACTGAGAGAGATAAGGCCCGGCCACCATCCGCCGTGGCGACCAACTCCGAATGCGATGATTTCCCCGGCGAATTGCGCAATGAAAGGCCCGGTGCGGTTTTCAGGCCGCTGGCGGCAAAGAGTACGGTGGGGCGGGAAGCGGGCAACGACTTCAAGCGAGCCACCAGCACAACTCCGGGATAAGAATACGCCGTCTCCTTGGAGTTCACTTCAATGCGATAATTGCATTCTCCCGGTTGCATGGTCTTCGCCGGAATGGCGGCCGCATAATGATAAACGGACTGCCGGGTCATGGGCAATGATTGCCAGGCCGCCGTGGCGGCGGGACGATAAAGCAGATTCACCTGCGGGTCACCCGCCACTGCAATCACGGCGGAGACCGGATATTCCCGGCCGGAAACCCAATGCCGCGCCACATCGTGCCAGATGGCCGGCGGCACGTCTTTCCGTTCCTTGGGGGCCACAAAGGTGGGATCGAAGCCAGCCGGGGGTGGGGCATTGATGCCCTGGCGTTGCAATAAGTAGACGCCGGGCGTCACCGTTATCTCGCCACGAACGGCTGCGGTGCTGGCGTTGGACGGCACGGCTTTCACGGAAAAATCTCCGCCCAAATCCGGCAGTTGCAGTCGCATTGGCCAGGCCCGCCATAAGATGCGCGAAACTTCCCGTTCCAGGCTATCCTTGCCAAAGGGATCATTCACCCAGACGGCATCAGGGTAAACTTCCAGACGCCATTGCCCCGGTGCCAGGCGATCCAGAAAATACGCGCCCGTGCCTTCGTACGCCACCAGGGGCGAGGCACCACAGCCAGCCACGCGCTCCAGCAACTCCGGCGCAGGCGGGCGCGTGCGGGTGTGGCTGGAATGCAAATACACGCGGTCGCCCACGCGCTCGCTCAGGTTTTCCTCAAAGCTGACACGAAACTCAGGAAGCCCCAGTTGGTTGCGCGGGCCGAAGACATTATTGGTGGGATAAAGCCCGGATTGCTCCAGGCGCGCCAGCGTGTGAAAGGCGTCGGCAGCAATCATGAAGCCAAGGGCTCTTTGCGGCGCGTAAATGAGATTGAGATAATGGGTCTGCCAACCGGCATTGAACGGTGCCAGCGGCATCGGATCGTATTGAAACTGGGCGGCAAACTGCGCGCCACCCGCGCGGAAACTACGCGCCATTGCCGGATACAGGTAGCCCCCGGGAACATCGGCGGCATCAAATTCATACACGCCCTTGGCGCGATTCGTCAGCACCGGCGAGCGCATCTCGGCATAATCCTGAACGTTGGGCAAAAAATTCCGGGACAGGCAATGTCCCGCCACCAACCCGGAAGGATACCAGCCAAAGGTGCAGCCTTCGATCTTGGCGTCAGCCACAGCTTTGAGCCGGCGCTGCCAGCCGTTGTAAAAGATCGGCTTGCGACTGCCCGACTCCCGAACGGCGGCAGCCAGGTTATTGATGTACGTGGTGATTTGGGCGTCGGTCGTGGCATCGGGATACAACGGTTCATTGATGAGTTCAATGGCCACCACCGCGTGATCCGCGGCATAGGTCAGCCCGGTGTAGCGGTTGCGGTGTTCCATGAATTGGCGGAGATACCGCTGCTGGGCGGGTAGCGCCACCGGATCGGTGATCATTTGATTCATGGTGAAGCGGTTGGCAAAACCGTTGCCCGGATTGGGCGTGGGCCACCAGGCGATGGGCGTGAGCACCAGGTAGAGGCCGTTGCTGCGGCATTGGCTGATCAGGTAATCCAGCAGGCGCAGGTGTTCATTCTCCACCAGGTTTCCCTCAGCATCGCTGAGTTCACGCTCAAATACATGCAGGCGCAGGAGATCAAGCCGGAGCCGTTTGAAATGCACGAGGTCGTCACGAATGGTCTGCTCGCGATCCACTCCCAGCAGGCCGAGATCGCGGAAGTTGGTGTAGTGCGGCGGATAATAATTGACGCCGAACAGCGCGACTTCCTCGCCGGTATCCGCCCAGCGCAACACGGCATTGGTGCAAACCACCTCGCGGGGCAGCGGCGCGCCATGCGCCAGGTTGAACAACCAACCAACGATAGCGATGCAGAAAAGACGGCGAATCATGGTGAGTGCGGTGGTTGAGTCACAACGCCTGGCAAACCAGCGGAGCAGCAACGATTACGGACGCGCCCGCAACAAGAGCACCGGCACACTGACACTGTGCTGGACTTTGATGGCGGTGGTGCCAAAGACAATATCGGCCATTAACTGGTGCCCATGGGTGCTCATCGCCACCAGGTCGCAGCCATTTCGCTTCACCCAATTCACAATCTCTTTCACGGGGTCCCCATACGCCAGTTGCTTTTGGGCCTGAATGCCATCGGCCACCAACTCGGCCCGGACCTGTTCCAGAAACGCCTCGCTCTCCTCGATTTCCTTGCCTGCCGCCTCAGAACCATAAAATCGCGCAGAGACACTGGTGGCGACGTGCAGCAGGACGACGCGACTGGACATCTGCCGAGCCAACGGTTTGATGTGCTCGATGATCGCCCGATCGGTCGGCGTACATTCCAACGTCACGAGAATAGTTTTATACATGCGTTTGCCTTTCCTGTATTTCCGGTTTAACCGCCAGCAATAATCCGCCACGCTTCTTTGAGTGCTTCGGGGAGACTATACAAGTCCATCAGGGTAATCAAGAGCACGCTGGCCCAACCGCCAATCTTCAAAAACCAGTTATTGGCCCACTTGCCCATGATCAGGCGCGACGAGGAGAAATACAGCAGCGGAAACAACGCAAACGGCAGGAACAGGCACAGCACCACCTGGCTCAGCGTCAAAAGATCGGTCACGCTGCCATTCCCGCGAATGGAGACAATCCAGATCGCCGGCACCACCGCAATCAGGCGCGAAATCAGCCGCCGAACCCACGGGCGCATCCGCCAGTTCATGAAACCTTCCATCACCACCTGACCGGCCATCGTACCAGTAATGGTGCTGCTCTGCCCGCTGGCGAGCAGTGCCACGGCAAACAGCGTGCTGGCCATGGTCGTGCCCAGCAACGGCGCCAGTGTCAGGTGCGCGATGCGAATCCAGTCGCTGTCGGCGGCGAATTTAACCACCTCGCCGCCCGCCGCCAGCACGCTTTCCTTGCCATAAAACACCGTCGCCGCCAGCACCAGGATCGCCGCATTGATGAGAAACGCCGCGCTCAAGGCCACCACGGAATCAATGGTGTTAAAGCGGATGGCCGTGCGAATGGAGTCGTCATCCCGCTTCAATTTCCGCGTTTGCACCAGGGCGGAATGCAAGAACAGGTTATGGGGCATTACCGTGGCTCCAATCATGCCGATGGCCACAATTAACATGCCTGGCTGATTGAATTGCGGGTGCACCATGGCTCGGCCCATTTCCAGAAAGTTGGGCGTCATGTGTGGAAAGACAAAGATTTCGATGCCGTAACAGACTGCGATGGTCGCCACAAAAACGGCCACCACCGCCTCGATCAAGCGCATGCCCAGCCCTTGCAACGCCAGCAACAGCATCACATCCAGCGCGGTGATGATAATGGCCCAGGACAAGGGAATGTGAAAGAGCAGGTTCAACGCCACCGCACTGCCCAGCGATTCCGCCAGGTCCGTCGCGCCAATGGCGAGTTCCATGGCGATCCAGTTAGGCCAGCGGGACCATTTGGGCAGATGGTCGCGACAGCATTGCGCCAAATCCCTGCCGGTGGCAACCCCCAGGCGCGCGGAGATTACTTGCAATATCACCGCCATGAAACTGGCCAGGGCGATGACCCAGAGCAGTCCGTACTTAAACTGCGCGCCCCCGGCCAGGTCCGTCCCCCAGTTGCCTGGGTCCATGTACCCAACGCTCACCAGGATGGCAGGGCCGACAAAGGCGCGCCATTGCCGCCAAAAGCCGGCCTGATGCGGCGGGACTTCGATGCTGCCATGCACGCCTTCGAGGGATGGATGGGAGACACTCTCGGACATGATCGTTTGCCCGGCGCCTCCGATACCAGCGGCGTCGGTGCTGCGATCATCTCCGATTGGCGGCACCGTTTTCAACTAATGTAGCCTAAGCTACATTTATTTGTTTGGTTGTCAAATTCATTCTTCCATGGTTACTTTCACCTGTGAGCCGTCCCATAAAGCATACTGCCCAAACGCGTCCAGCGCCGCTCT
Coding sequences within it:
- a CDS encoding fibronectin type III domain-containing protein, with the translated sequence MILMNFPADGRLGEQKQQKPMTMETETPNTWDLESLRYDETFWDSASNNLIDSTMAKVLLGLSGMNGDDVIIFAEVHDGKMTGNLNFPDPVPGATELQALITQAKGKRSAYKALLISIIQAKDEMDTAIAALKGGLTQRGAYVESKSGGSSIKIESAGMKVRAKGSPVGPMATPMNLRAKSGTSDGTILLLWKKVKGARSHVIEISIGTPDNYKLLVNSTATRYTATGLTSGTRYWFRVAAVGAKGQGGFSDPATKIAL
- a CDS encoding cellulase family glycosylhydrolase, translated to MIRRLFCIAIVGWLFNLAHGAPLPREVVCTNAVLRWADTGEEVALFGVNYYPPHYTNFRDLGLLGVDREQTIRDDLVHFKRLRLDLLRLHVFERELSDAEGNLVENEHLRLLDYLISQCRSNGLYLVLTPIAWWPTPNPGNGFANRFTMNQMITDPVALPAQQRYLRQFMEHRNRYTGLTYAADHAVVAIELINEPLYPDATTDAQITTYINNLAAAVRESGSRKPIFYNGWQRRLKAVADAKIEGCTFGWYPSGLVAGHCLSRNFLPNVQDYAEMRSPVLTNRAKGVYEFDAADVPGGYLYPAMARSFRAGGAQFAAQFQYDPMPLAPFNAGWQTHYLNLIYAPQRALGFMIAADAFHTLARLEQSGLYPTNNVFGPRNQLGLPEFRVSFEENLSERVGDRVYLHSSHTRTRPPAPELLERVAGCGASPLVAYEGTGAYFLDRLAPGQWRLEVYPDAVWVNDPFGKDSLEREVSRILWRAWPMRLQLPDLGGDFSVKAVPSNASTAAVRGEITVTPGVYLLQRQGINAPPPAGFDPTFVAPKERKDVPPAIWHDVARHWVSGREYPVSAVIAVAGDPQVNLLYRPAATAAWQSLPMTRQSVYHYAAAIPAKTMQPGECNYRIEVNSKETAYSYPGVVLVARLKSLPASRPTVLFAASGLKTAPGLSLRNSPGKSSHSELVATADGGRALSLSVTGFGADAAASLRLAATVPPADASGDTVVVRARAIEEATTAFELGLVQADGNAFGFDVPLSREWQDIRIFVKQLHPLWGTQAKRPDFSRLKELSVIFGSWLYGERHAQPHGFELAGVRLEQSGESFQLPVLDARAAVPLFYRDEFPRVYGDAGRQSKTVRGSTGLAMRVSVPKFGPPPSSVSFKLEVGERLEAWRGQLGARQSATLHARAGEPDTTKLEILFIEDDGAAWGCNVPLTTQWRDIRISWDMLTYYRNFKGPAQRGQPGDHFNPEKLQAVNCCFGAWLFPQTYAQQHAVEIESLHLDAAVP
- a CDS encoding universal stress protein, which translates into the protein MYKTILVTLECTPTDRAIIEHIKPLARQMSSRVVLLHVATSVSARFYGSEAAGKEIEESEAFLEQVRAELVADGIQAQKQLAYGDPVKEIVNWVKRNGCDLVAMSTHGHQLMADIVFGTTAIKVQHSVSVPVLLLRARP
- a CDS encoding Nramp family divalent metal transporter translates to MPPIGDDRSTDAAGIGGAGQTIMSESVSHPSLEGVHGSIEVPPHQAGFWRQWRAFVGPAILVSVGYMDPGNWGTDLAGGAQFKYGLLWVIALASFMAVILQVISARLGVATGRDLAQCCRDHLPKWSRWPNWIAMELAIGATDLAESLGSAVALNLLFHIPLSWAIIITALDVMLLLALQGLGMRLIEAVVAVFVATIAVCYGIEIFVFPHMTPNFLEMGRAMVHPQFNQPGMLIVAIGMIGATVMPHNLFLHSALVQTRKLKRDDDSIRTAIRFNTIDSVVALSAAFLINAAILVLAATVFYGKESVLAAGGEVVKFAADSDWIRIAHLTLAPLLGTTMASTLFAVALLASGQSSTITGTMAGQVVMEGFMNWRMRPWVRRLISRLIAVVPAIWIVSIRGNGSVTDLLTLSQVVLCLFLPFALFPLLYFSSSRLIMGKWANNWFLKIGGWASVLLITLMDLYSLPEALKEAWRIIAGG